A window of the Candidatus Tectomicrobia bacterium genome harbors these coding sequences:
- a CDS encoding NAD-dependent deacylase — protein MFSQKAVERLREARSIVALSGAGVSAESGVPTFRGAGGLWRSHDAMSLASVQAFVRDPKLVWEFYNWRREVLAPLKPNPGHYALAAIEERAPRFTLVTQNIDNLHREAGTKNLVELHGNIWRVRCSDMDCEDALFPRENRQVPIAPLPPVCGRCGGLLRPHIVWFGEMLDPENLRSAMLAVSECDYLIVAGTSAVVQPAASMPLLARKGGAFVLEINPEPTELSGLLDECVQAPSGEALPRLAELAYGISAPA, from the coding sequence ATGTTCAGCCAGAAAGCGGTCGAAAGGCTCAGGGAGGCGCGCTCGATCGTGGCCCTCTCGGGCGCGGGGGTGAGCGCCGAGAGCGGCGTGCCCACCTTCCGGGGGGCGGGGGGGTTGTGGCGCAGCCACGACGCCATGTCCCTGGCCAGCGTGCAGGCCTTCGTCCGCGACCCCAAGCTCGTCTGGGAGTTCTACAACTGGCGCCGCGAGGTGCTCGCCCCCCTCAAGCCGAACCCGGGGCATTACGCCCTCGCGGCCATCGAGGAGCGGGCTCCCCGCTTCACCCTGGTGACCCAGAACATCGACAACCTGCACCGCGAGGCGGGGACGAAAAACCTCGTCGAGCTGCACGGGAACATCTGGCGGGTGCGCTGCTCGGACATGGATTGCGAGGACGCGCTCTTCCCCCGGGAGAACCGCCAGGTGCCCATCGCGCCCCTGCCCCCGGTCTGCGGGCGCTGCGGGGGGCTCCTCCGGCCCCATATCGTGTGGTTCGGGGAGATGCTCGACCCGGAGAACCTGCGCTCGGCCATGCTCGCGGTGAGCGAGTGCGACTACCTCATCGTGGCGGGGACCTCCGCCGTGGTGCAGCCGGCGGCCTCGATGCCGCTGCTGGCGCGGAAGGGCGGCGCCTTCGTCCTCGAGATCAACCCCGAGCCCACCGAGCTGAGCGGACTCCTCGACGAGTGCGTCCAGGCGCCCTCGGGGGAGGCCCTGCCCCGGCTGGCCGAGCTGGCCTACGGGATTTCGGCGCCCGCCTGA
- a CDS encoding histidine--tRNA ligase, producing MARPKITSVRGVHDILPEETPRWQRVEGLAREIFARYGYSEIRIPAFERTELFARSIGEETDIVNKEMYTFDDKGGESLTLRPEAPASICRAYVQHALYNQPGVAKLFFIGPMFRYERPQAGRLRQFHQIDAEAFGSEDPAVDAEVIVMLADFLSAAGLKDLSLQINNLGDAESRPAYSRALQEFLRRETKGMGPEVEARVERNPMRFLDSKDPDHQAIIARAPTIDQFWNEACRKHLETVCGHLKGAGIRYEVNPRLVRGLDYYRLTVFEVTSANLGAQNAVCGGGRYDGLVEELGGPPAPAIGFAIGMERLLQLIGGAGEGSAPALDAFIVPLGERAAAEAFALAGELRRGGLRADLSFGGGSMKSQMRRADRSGAPYVLILGDQELDKGVVNLKHMKESRSEEVPRGEILPKLLADRR from the coding sequence GTGGCAAGGCCGAAGATCACCTCGGTGCGCGGGGTGCACGACATCCTGCCGGAGGAGACGCCCCGCTGGCAGCGGGTGGAGGGCCTCGCGCGGGAGATCTTCGCCCGCTACGGATACAGCGAGATCCGCATCCCGGCCTTCGAGCGGACGGAGCTCTTCGCGCGCTCCATCGGCGAGGAGACCGACATCGTCAACAAGGAGATGTACACCTTCGACGACAAGGGGGGCGAGTCCCTCACCCTGCGTCCCGAGGCCCCGGCCTCCATCTGCCGGGCCTACGTCCAGCACGCCCTCTACAACCAGCCGGGCGTGGCCAAGCTCTTCTTCATCGGCCCGATGTTCCGCTACGAGCGCCCCCAGGCGGGGCGCCTGCGCCAGTTCCACCAGATCGACGCCGAGGCCTTCGGCTCCGAGGACCCGGCGGTGGACGCCGAGGTCATCGTCATGCTGGCGGATTTCCTCTCGGCGGCGGGGCTGAAGGATCTCTCCCTTCAGATCAACAACCTGGGGGACGCCGAGAGCCGCCCCGCCTACTCCAGGGCCTTGCAGGAGTTCCTCCGGCGGGAGACGAAGGGCATGGGCCCCGAGGTCGAGGCCCGGGTGGAGCGCAACCCCATGCGCTTCCTCGACAGCAAGGACCCGGACCACCAGGCCATCATCGCCCGCGCCCCGACCATCGACCAATTCTGGAACGAGGCCTGCCGGAAGCACCTAGAAACCGTGTGCGGGCATCTGAAGGGCGCCGGCATCCGCTACGAGGTCAACCCGCGCCTGGTGCGCGGGCTGGACTACTACCGCCTGACGGTCTTCGAGGTCACGAGCGCGAACCTCGGCGCCCAGAACGCGGTGTGTGGCGGGGGGCGCTACGACGGGCTGGTCGAGGAGCTGGGCGGCCCTCCGGCACCCGCCATCGGCTTCGCCATCGGGATGGAGCGCCTGCTCCAGCTCATCGGCGGGGCCGGCGAGGGGTCGGCTCCCGCGCTCGACGCTTTCATCGTCCCCCTGGGGGAGCGGGCCGCCGCCGAGGCGTTCGCGCTCGCGGGGGAGCTCCGCAGGGGCGGCCTGCGGGCCGACCTCTCTTTCGGCGGGGGGAGCATGAAGAGCCAGATGCGCCGGGCCGACCGCTCGGGGGCGCCCTATGTGCTCATCCTGGGGGACCAGGAGCTCGACAAGGGCGTCGTCAACCTGAAGCACATGAAAGAAAGCCGCAGCGAGGAAGTGCCCCGGGGCGAGATCCTGCCGAAATTGTTAGCGGATCGGCGGTAG
- a CDS encoding GNAT family N-acetyltransferase: MADARRFDPREPAGEADFRRLLEEALGPGAAGKPGEPLLLPPGCRAWLAGPPGAAAGFARTAPDRETRARGRLCLDALFVSPSRRRKGIGKTLLRAVKEAAREEGLGGVWGYFQEELPEAFLAATGGRRLRTLRLFRRGDLESVPYPRLPPGYVVRPLVPPADLEPAAGLYSAIFSKMWNFRPHAGRDIAAWFEEEDASPENCLLLDSLAEPSGLIGMAVLAVDPLRLRAGDRTAYVPDIGVRPEYRGKGWGKVLIGAAAHRARELKLSALELIADDADIPVTAFYRRMGFEERGALQVYEWEA, translated from the coding sequence CCGCCGCCTCCTGGAGGAGGCGCTCGGCCCCGGCGCGGCCGGGAAGCCGGGAGAGCCGCTCCTCCTCCCCCCCGGGTGCCGCGCCTGGCTGGCGGGCCCGCCGGGCGCCGCCGCCGGCTTCGCCCGGACGGCGCCGGACCGGGAGACCCGGGCCCGGGGCCGCCTCTGCCTGGACGCCCTCTTCGTCTCCCCGTCCCGCCGCCGGAAGGGCATCGGGAAGACCCTTCTCCGTGCCGTGAAGGAGGCCGCCCGCGAGGAAGGCCTGGGCGGCGTCTGGGGGTATTTCCAGGAAGAACTTCCGGAAGCTTTCCTCGCCGCGACGGGGGGCCGGAGGCTCCGGACCCTGCGCCTTTTCCGCCGGGGGGATTTGGAGAGCGTACCCTATCCGCGCCTCCCGCCGGGCTACGTCGTCCGGCCCCTGGTGCCGCCCGCCGACCTGGAGCCCGCCGCAGGGCTCTACAGCGCCATTTTCTCGAAGATGTGGAACTTCAGGCCTCACGCCGGGCGGGACATCGCCGCCTGGTTCGAGGAGGAGGACGCCTCGCCCGAAAACTGCCTCCTGCTCGATTCGCTGGCGGAGCCCTCGGGGTTGATTGGCATGGCGGTGCTCGCGGTGGACCCCCTCCGCCTCCGGGCCGGGGACCGGACCGCCTACGTCCCCGATATCGGGGTCCGGCCCGAGTACCGGGGAAAGGGGTGGGGGAAGGTTCTCATCGGAGCCGCCGCCCACAGGGCGCGCGAGTTGAAGCTCTCGGCCCTGGAGCTCATCGCCGACGACGCCGACATTCCCGTCACCGCCTTCTACCGGCGGATGGGTTTCGAGGAGCGGGGGGCGTTACAGGTGTACGAGTGGGAGGCGTAA